The sequence GTGTGAACGGGCAGGTGGCTGCCATTGACCGTCCAACATGTCAGGACTGGGCAGAGGGATTGTCGGTCGGTCACCGGCGGCTTGTACCTGATCTTGCGACCAGTCAACGACCAGCAACAAGGAGCAGCACGCGGCTTCTTCGCGTGCTAAGAAAACGATGGTCAGGTATGAGCCCATCTGCCACCGGCTTCTGGCTGCGGACGAGAGTTCTCCTCTGTGCTCTCatctgtcggcggcggcggcgacgagctgcCCTGCCTTCCGCCCGTCCGTTTGGCGCTCCAGCAAGGTGACGATGATAAGGTATGAGCACATACTTATCTGAATATTAGGAGAATCATTCCGCCGTCTAAGAAAACGATGCTCATCCTAGCACGGCTCATCGGCTCAGAGGAGACATCTACTAGTTCCCGGCGCTGCCGGCAGCGGGTGTGTTCTTGTTTCTGCTCGTGCATCTGTGGTCTGGGAACAAGTATGCTCTCATACCTCGTTGTGCATGATGTTCTTCTGCTTCCGCTCATACTCTGCCATTCACCATTGGATCACGCGTGCTCTGCTCTCGATCtctccttttgtttttttttctataaaagAGCATCGTGGTGATTAGTTTATTTTGCCTGAAAGCCTGGAGGCAGCTCAGGATCCAAGCCGGCATTTGCAAAAGCTTTGCATGCTGTTCGGctctgtgtttagttcgcgaaaaggtttggattttgatactgtagtatattttgttattatttgaCAAACAATGtccaattatagattaattaagcttaaaagattcatcttgtgttaatcagttagactgtgtaattagttattttttaataacatttaatacttcatgcatgagtCAAacgattcgatgtgatggatactgtagaaatttttttgaaaactaaacagggACGACTGCAGCATCAGGTGGCAGGCTTTGCAAGTCGCATGAGCATCAGAGAAGTTTCGGCAGCAGAACATCGGCAGATTGTAGCCGCAGCCTCGCAGAACATCAGTTGCACGATGgctaattattattatttaattaGTTTGTTGAAAACAATCCGCTAGCTTTCCACTATTGGATACCTAAGAAACCATAGACCCGGTAAGGCTTTATGCATGTTGTGGATGAGAAGGGAGTTACAAGCGAGTATTAAAAAAAACTCATGCACACATGACAAATATGCTCGTGCATTGCAACGGGCAAAATTGTTATAAGTATCGAATATGAATAGTTGTCCGTGCGTTAATTTATAGGAATCAACATGATAAAGTCGTGAACAGAGGGTTAGTCCGACTAACATATATGATGGACTAAGCTCTATCTGTCAATAACACAAGACAGACCAAACAAAAATGACGTGAAACCCTtatttgctttagaaataggtcTAGAAAAAGAACTCAAGGTAATGTTGCATCTTGCTATTGCAAGGGTTTGTGATGTTTGTCTGTCTCATTGTGACGTATCTAGGATTTCATATTAGGATGCTCCAATacaataatatttttaaatatgttAGTAAATAAGTTAATCTAATCTTATAAAGATGTAATTTCTCACTTTTTCACattctcaattcaatcataAATTGTTATGTACAAGAAAATAATTAGCAACTACTTTTTCTGGTAGTGATAAATAAGATCAAATGCGAAAAAATAAAAAGGTGAAGCTCTTTGGTTGGAATCTTAGGGTGGGTTGGACCCAGCCCACCTGGTCCACCCCTAGATCCGCCCCTCCTATCTGATATCACGATGTGTTATGCGCACACGCCGGCACAACGGGCGGATTGCTGCTCAGCTCGTGTCGGTGATGCTTAAGCGGCGCGATGAGGACTCTAGCAAACTTTAGATGAATCTAAATATGCTTTAAATTTAAGATGAAGAATATCGGTTACCAAACCCTGCCCCAGTTCCTACATGagatgatttgatttgattacTCGGGTAAGGTCAGTCTCAATGTGGATTTTATAGAGAACTTTATATCATTAAATTTTATGTCGTATCGTCAATTTTGCTAATATAGTAAGAAGGAGGGAGTTTATGAAACTCATCTATCATAATAAAACTATACCCTGAGACCATCCAAACCATTAGCAGATGTAGGAGTACACAAACGTCGCAATTATGCAAATCGCAACCGCCGTTCTGCCTCTGCCAACAGCCAACAACCCGGATAGGGCCGGGGCATCCATCCGGGgcaccgtgccgtgccgtgccgtgccggttGGAGTTGTAGTCTTGCCGGGAGCCACCGCCGATTGATTGCCTTCTCCTTCCCGCAAGGCCGCAACTACTCTCGACTTCCCCACAAAACTGAACAAGCTCGGGCTCCTCTTCTCGCGTCTCCCTCCTGCAATCtctctccaccagctccacgccGCGCTGCTAATCCTGTTCCTACTTCGCCGGCTAAGATGGACGGCAGCAGCCTCAAGTCCGCGCAGCTCCTGGACCAGATGCGCCTGCACATGGCCACCGACGCCGGCAAGGAGCTCACCAAGAAGGTCGGCCTCGTCTACCAGCTCAACATCGCCCCCAAGGTCAGcatcccctctctccctctcaaaTTTCCCGTGAATCTCTCCTCCTTTACTAGGCCAAGGTTGCGTGAAACCCCGGCCAGATCGACGCCCTTCCTGATCCTGTATTCCTGTGCGGTGCAGAAGCTAGGCGTTGACGAGGAGATCTTCGTGGTCGACCTCAAGAAGGGCGAGGTCACCAAAGGTCCCTCCTTTTCTCTCGTCCTTCGGCCTGAATTTTGGTTCCCCAGATCGGTATTCTGAAAGATTTGTTTCTGATGTGCAGGGCCGTACCAGGGGAAGCCGGATGCTACCTTCTCCTTCACTGACAAAGATTTCCTTGGAATCGCCACTGGCAAGACCAACCCGCAGATTGCTTTCATCCAGTTAGTGGAACCCAACACGGAAAAACTAGTCTTTGATTTTCCTTTCTGGTTCGGATACTGTTGGGAGCTTTTTTAGCTGATAAACTGTGCTGCTGAGCAGAGGGGCGATTAAAATCAAGGGGAGCATTAGCGCGGCGCAGAAGTTCACCCCTGACATCTTCCCCAAGCCAGCGAAGCTGTAGAAGGTTAGAATGCATTATTTGGGTGCGGATGGATAATAAAGTTTCCAAGCTTCAACCACTATGTACCTGATAGGATGAGGGGAATACATGAAAACACGAtgatctgtctttatcaatggAATACGGATAATGCCTTGGTTAATATATCACTTAAATTGAGCTCAATGTTGGCATCTCGTGATTATTGCTTCGCTTTTGTGCTCCATTACGATATGGTCCGATGCTAAGTGGACGATCAGTGGTGATGTCCTTATTTTGAGCGAGATTATGTAACAATTGTGACGTAACTTTAATGGCATGCTCTGCATTGCTGTGCTGAGTTACGTAACTTACATTAGTTGTATATTCGCATAATTTCAACCTATTACAGTAATATAGTTCTGCTAGGGCCCTGAGATCGACGTTGTTCATTGGTTACTACTTCAAAAAGTATGGAAGGTACTTGGTAAAAACTAGCTTTTGGATCCATCATTATGGCAAAAGATTGGCATAGTCTGTATGCTAATTTAGCTGTGTTTCATGTTCATTAAGAAAGATTGCAGGTTAGGACGGTCAGATCAGATGATGAGCAGTTGAAACTGAATTCTTTTGTTGATCTGGATCAGAATTTATGGTCCGGTGATGGTTGACATTTCTTACTAATATAAATCAAGCTAATGTAGTATGATGGGATATGAATGATTGGGCTTCTAAAAAATTACAGGAGAGCTGATCTTAGAGTTCTGAATTTATATATAATAAATTGTTCTCATAATAAGATAAAATTTGGTCTAGAAGAGCCAGTCCAACTATTTCTTGTTGAGTATATGGAAAGCTACCTGGTACAGTGATActcctcacccccccccccccccccccccccaaaaaaatggCAGACTCGTGTCTGTTTACCAGTTCGGGCCCTGTTTAAGGAACCAACCATTTGGTCGTAATATACAATCATTTTTCAAACACGCCATTCAGTCAGGATGGAGGATATAGACAGTACAGTAGGATATACCTTCCTGCAATTTCTATTACTGACTATGTTTGCAAAAGATCTTACTGGTATAAAAGCATGAACAATGTTAGATAAGACACTGATATTTCCAACCTATGCTGATGGCGGCAAATTGATGAACACAGAAGCACACAAGATCACGATAGTTCAAAGACACAGAACAAACGATACCAACACTAAGCCACAGTATTTGTTTCCAAGGTTCAGCCAATACGACATACATCCTGGAGCG comes from Panicum virgatum strain AP13 chromosome 4K, P.virgatum_v5, whole genome shotgun sequence and encodes:
- the LOC120704640 gene encoding uncharacterized protein LOC120704640 isoform X1, with the protein product MDGSSLKSAQLLDQMRLHMATDAGKELTKKVGLVYQLNIAPKKLGVDEEIFVVDLKKGEGRTRGSRMLPSPSLTKISLESPLARPTRRLLSSKGRLKSRGALARRRSSPLTSSPSQRSCRRLECIIWVRMDNKVSKLQPLCT
- the LOC120704640 gene encoding sterol carrier protein 2-like isoform X2; its protein translation is MDGSSLKSAQLLDQMRLHMATDAGKELTKKVGLVYQLNIAPKKLGVDEEIFVVDLKKGEVTKGPYQGKPDATFSFTDKDFLGIATGKTNPQIAFIQGAIKIKGSISAAQKFTPDIFPKPAKL